Genomic DNA from Cucumis melo cultivar AY chromosome 10, USDA_Cmelo_AY_1.0, whole genome shotgun sequence:
GGTGTTAATGATTAACCGCTCTTTCTTCTGTCTATATAACATATTATCACATTGTTATATAGAAAACTATATAATTTTTTGCTTGAATTATCTATTGTTTAAGTTTTCTTGTGATTTTTTAATAGTTGATTTCATAATGTTATATGTATTTCACACGTTAAAATGTCTTGTTAGAGAAGTAGGTTTATAGTAATGCAATGCAGTGATGCAGTATGAAAAGCAAGTGATATATATCTCATAGCTAAGCTGGctaatgtgtgtgtgtgtgtgtgtgtaatctacaaacattttttcttttggcTTTTAACTTGTTTTTATTTGACAGCTAACATGATGATCTTCATagcttcaattttaaaaatggaGCAGTCAAAGAATTTTGATGTGACCTTCAGTCTCCTGCTCAGACATATTATATAATAGTGATAATAGAACTCCATTTTTACCCAATATTCTTTCAAATTGTGATACTATGTAAATGTTTCAAAACCATCAAAGGGAAATCATCAATTAAACAGAGACTTGAAACACTATTTACTcatcattttcatatttttcttctaCTAGTGGTTCTGCAACGCTTATGAAAAAGTTTAATAGCAATGTTCGCACTTGAACCTCATCCATTGTAGGTGTACGTCCAATACCCTTGACCTCTAGCCAACCTCAATTTTGTTTAAGTTGTCCTTCGTGTGTGCAAGAGATATCTTCATTTAGTATAAGTCAATGAATGATTAATTGCACTATTAATGCTAAATTTAGTATAAGTCAATTCTCTAGTACACTGCTAAGATCACCTTTGAACAAAACCTTATTGAAGTAATATTGCAACTTTGAGAATATATGGATATTTTCATGACAACATGTTCGAGGATAGTTCGTATAgtaatttaacctaaaaaaaaaaaaaggactcATCTTTTTACCTAGAGAGGTTAAAGTAGGCTCAAAATGTACGTAATTTTGGCAGTCTACCACACTCACCATTCAAATTATAAATGGCCTCTTTTCATTTATTCTCTCACACACacaactctctctctctcactctctctctctaggTATATGAGTTATGTCCACTCTACTCTCCAATATTATTTGAATGTTTTTGTTTGGAAGAGTCCTTTCTTTCTCACTCGTCTCTGTCACTtcctttttctaaaattaattcGATTAGTTGCTTTCAATTCTATCCTGAATCACGTGAGATGTCTCCATTTCTACTACTCCTTCTCCTCTCAATCACAATTTCAAATAATCTCATAATTTCATTACAAAGGTTTCATTTTTCAGTTCTTAACCAAATTAAGAATTTACTACTTTCCATAGATAAATTTTATCGTCAACTTGATCATAGTTCAAATAGTAATAAAGGTATATCCTCCGTTGAATATGGTAGTttctctcatcttcttcttcatcatttcacttcttttttttgttcccCACCTAGAATTGGACTGATCTTTTGCATTAGAGGTTCCCAACTTTGGAAAATGCTTGCTTCTTCTAACACCAATCAGATCTCTTCATTTCCATTTCTGAATCAAAGTACTACTTCAATTGAGAAATCCATCATCCAAATCCATGATGAAAACCATGATGATGGTCAAAACCCTATGTCTAGATTATTTGAACAACAAATCCACCCATCATCCTTACAACTCATAGATTGCTACAATTACAACTACAACAACTACTTCAACCCTTTTCTTGATGATCATCAAGAGTTCATTTTGGGCCACATTTTGTATTCTCAAAAACTCCAATTACTTGCAAACAATTCTGATCAAATTGGAGTTATTGAAAGTAGCAATAACACAAACAATGAAGCAGCAGCAGCAACAACAACCCATAATTCCTCCCAATACAAAGCCAAAACCGATAATAGTTCACCAAAAAATCCCAGAAAGAGATCATCAAgtgagatgaagaagaaggatagACATAGCAAGATCTGCACTTCAAAAGGACCAAGAGATAGAAGAATGAGGCTTTCACTTGAAATTGCAAGAAATTTCTTTGATTTACAAGATATGCTTGGGTTTGATAAAGCAAGCAAGACAGTGGAGTGGCTTTTTACAAAATCAAGAAGTGCAATTAAAGAGGTCAAGGAGAAATATTTATCAGAAGCCAAGTCCAAAAGCTCTTGTTATTCTTCAACTGATCTTGTAACAAATTTATGTAAGGAAGTATTACCTAGTGGAAAAAAGAGGAGAAGGAGATTTAGAATTGTTGATAAAGAATCAAGATATAAAGCAAGAGTCAGAGCGAGAGAGAGAACGAGGGCAAAGTCGATTCGACGCGGTTTGGAGGTATCAAAATCAGATCTTGAAGGAAACCCAAATGGGGTTCGTAAATTGGGGGATGTTAGTGAAGAAAATAGTAGCAACAAAAGCAAGATTAGTACACATGTTTCACTTTGTGAAAATGAGAAAGTTTTGGGGTCAGAAGAGAAAAACTCAGATTCTTTGATTATGGATAAAAGGGTTTCAAAGGAAATATGCTCTGAAGATATTCATCTTCTGCCTGATTCTTCCATGGATATGCCCTCCCTGTCCTTGGACACCATGAAAGCTTCATCTGCAGGTAATTTTTCCAGAATTA
This window encodes:
- the LOC103489247 gene encoding uncharacterized protein LOC103489247 — translated: MSPFLLLLLLSITISNNLIISLQRFHFSVLNQIKNLLLSIDKFYRQLDHSSNSNKGISSVEYGSFSHLLLHHFTSFFCSPPRIGLIFCIRGSQLWKMLASSNTNQISSFPFLNQSTTSIEKSIIQIHDENHDDGQNPMSRLFEQQIHPSSLQLIDCYNYNYNNYFNPFLDDHQEFILGHILYSQKLQLLANNSDQIGVIESSNNTNNEAAAATTTHNSSQYKAKTDNSSPKNPRKRSSSEMKKKDRHSKICTSKGPRDRRMRLSLEIARNFFDLQDMLGFDKASKTVEWLFTKSRSAIKEVKEKYLSEAKSKSSCYSSTDLVTNLCKEVLPSGKKRRRRFRIVDKESRYKARVRARERTRAKSIRRGLEVSKSDLEGNPNGVRKLGDVSEENSSNKSKISTHVSLCENEKVLGSEEKNSDSLIMDKRVSKEICSEDIHLLPDSSMDMPSLSLDTMKASSAGLKLLELDEVDGVLIFYGE